From Microcebus murinus isolate Inina unplaced genomic scaffold, M.murinus_Inina_mat1.0 scaf010_hap2_Mmur4.0, whole genome shotgun sequence, a single genomic window includes:
- the RFNG gene encoding beta-1,3-N-acetylglucosaminyltransferase radical fringe, giving the protein MSRARGALCRACLALTAALAALLLLPLPLPRAPARTPAPALPAALPGLRPDDVFIAVKTTRKNHGPRLRLLLRTWISRARRQTFIFTDGDDPELELRGGGHVINTNCSAVRTRQALCCKMSVEYDKFIESGRKWFCHVDDDNYVNPESLLHLLSTFSPSQDVYLGRPSLDHPIEATERVQGGGTATTVKFWFATGGAGFCLSRGLALKMSPWASLGSFMSTAERVRLPDDCTVGYIVEGLLGARLLHSPLFHSHLENLQGLPRDTVLQQVTLSYGGPENPHNVVSVAGVFSLQQDPTRFKSIHCLLYPDTAWCPRQGDPTSR; this is encoded by the exons ATGAGCCGCGCGCGGGGCGCGCTGTGCCGGGCCTGCCTCGCGCTGACCGCGGCCCTGGccgcgctgctgctgctgccgctgccgctgccccgcgcgcccgcccgcacccccgccccggccctgcccgccGCCCTCCCGGGGCTGCGGCCGGACGACGTCTTCATCGCCGTCAAGACCACCCGGAAGAACCACGGGCCGCGCCTGCGGCTGCTGCTGCGCACCTGGATCTCCCGGGCCCGCCGGCAG ACGTTCATCTTCACCGACGGGGACGACCCTGAGCTAGAGCTCCGGGGAG GCGGCCACGTCATCAACACCAATTGCTCTGCCGTGCGCACCCGCCAGGCCCTCTGCTGCAAGATGTCCGTGGAGTATGACAAGTTCATCGAGTCCGGGCGCAA GTGGTTCTGCCACGTGGACGACGACAACTACGTGAACCCCGAAAGCCTCCTGCACCTGCTGTCCACCTTCTCGCCCAGCCAAGACGTCTACTTGGGGCGGCCCAGCCTGGACCACCCCATCGAGGCCACGGAGAGGGTCCAGGGAGGCGGAACT GCGACCACAGTCAAGTTCTGGTTTGCCACCGGTGGGGCCGGGTTCTGCCTCAGCAGAGGCCTCGCCCTCAAGATGAGCCCGTGGGCCAG cctGGGCAGCTTCATGAGCACGGCTGAGCGGGTACGGCTGCCCGACGACTGCACAGTGGGCTACATCGTGGAGGGGCTGCTGGGTGCCCGCCTGCTGCACAGCCCCCTCTTCCACTCCCACCTGGAGAACTTGCAGGGGCTGCCTCGGGATACTGTGCTCCAGCAG GTCACCCTGAGCTATGGGGGTCCTGAAAACCCCCATAACgtggtcagtgtggctggagtcTTCAGCCTGCAGCAGGATCCCACACG gtTTAAGTCCATCCACTGCCTTCTCTACCCAGACACGGCCTGGTGCCCTAGGCAGGGGGACCCCACCTCTCGGTGA